Proteins co-encoded in one Leptospira fletcheri genomic window:
- a CDS encoding S1 family peptidase: MNKCFILFLTSYSLAYCNINQDSSFHSLVEGSIKNDIESRIVTIYKDSNQRPNGTGFILDQSGTILTALHVFFPGDKIQVAMEQENPSAATLKKSEPLFDLGLLSSALSAPTRALEYRERVDLSVGERVWTIASPYGLQSSYMEGIVSHLDRRGISNRFSNVPLIQIQGISYPGASGALVFDRKGRAIGMIMATFGFDSGNGIGLVLPGAYIQVFLKK; this comes from the coding sequence ATGAATAAATGTTTCATTCTATTTTTAACTTCCTATTCTCTTGCTTATTGTAACATAAATCAAGATTCTTCCTTCCATTCTCTGGTGGAAGGATCGATTAAAAACGATATTGAGTCTCGAATCGTAACGATTTATAAGGATTCCAATCAACGCCCGAACGGAACGGGATTCATTTTAGATCAAAGCGGTACAATTTTAACTGCGTTGCACGTATTCTTTCCCGGGGACAAGATCCAGGTAGCAATGGAGCAAGAAAACCCTTCGGCTGCCACATTGAAGAAGAGCGAGCCTCTTTTCGATTTAGGTTTATTATCTTCCGCTTTATCGGCTCCGACAAGAGCATTAGAATATAGAGAAAGGGTAGATCTATCTGTTGGAGAAAGAGTCTGGACAATTGCGAGCCCCTATGGGTTACAAAGTTCGTATATGGAAGGAATCGTATCCCATTTGGATCGACGTGGGATATCAAATCGTTTTTCTAATGTACCTCTGATTCAAATCCAAGGAATTTCTTATCCGGGGGCAAGTGGTGCGTTGGTATTTGATAGAAAGGGTAGAGCCATCGGCATGATCATGGCTACTTTCGGGTTTGATTCGGGCAATGGTATCGGTCTCGTTTTACCAGGCGCCTATATTCAAGTTTTTCTTAAGAAATAA